Genomic DNA from Tautonia rosea:
ACGACGTACATCATCGGCCAGGATGGTGTCGCTTTTGCTCCCGCCTCGCCCACCACCCTCGACTACATGCGGCGCTACACGGCGGGCTTCAACGGCAACCCCGACTGGATCACCTACGACTGGAATACAGTTGCCGAATACCTCGCCCGGTTCAACAAGACGACGGCCCTGAATGTGGCTTATTTGATTCCCAACGGCAATGTCCGGATGGAGGTCATGGGCCTCGACACCCGAGCCGCCACCGACGATGAACTGAAGGCCATGCGCCGGCTCGTTCGAGAGGGGATGGAAGCGGGCGCCGTCGGGGTTTCCAGCGGGCTCGACTACATTCCCAGCCGATACGCCGATGTCCGCGAGATCGTGGCCCTCTGCGAGGAGATTGCCCCGCTTGACGGCGTCTACGTGTCGCATATCCGGGGTTACGGTCCCCGAGCCCCGGAAGGCGTGGCCGAGATTGCCGAGGTTGGCCGCCAATCGGGCGCGGCCGTGCATATTTCCCATTACAACGGCCCGGCCGAATTGTTGCTCGGGCTCGTCGACCAGACCCGAGCCGAGGGGATCGACCTGACCTTCGACAGCTACCCGTATCTGGTCGGCAGCACGATTCTCGGTATGATCGCCCTGCCTCCCTGGGTTCAGGAAGGGGGCATCGAGGCGACGGTCGAGCGTCTCACCGACCCGAAAATTCGCAGCCGACTGCATTCCGAGTGGTTCAACGGTGGCCTGACCTATGGGCTCGACACCATCACCATCACCATGACCGCCAACCCGGACGACCAGTGGACCGAAGGCATGAACCTGGTCGAGGCTGCCCGGCAGGCCGGGGTCTCTCCCGGAGACATGGTCTGCGACCTGCTTGTTCGGTCGGGGATGGCGGTTGGAATCTTTGGGGCTCGGGCCGGTGATCGAACCGAAGAGGACATCCGAGCCATCCTTCGCCACCCCGCTCACATGGCCGGTTCGGATGGAATTTTCCGAGGCAGCCATCCTCACCCGAGAGGATGGGGGGCCTTTGCCCGATACCTCGGCTACCATACGCGTGAAAAGAAGGATTACGACTGGGGAACCGCGATCGTTCACCTTGCCAGTCACGCGGCTCGCCGCTATCGCCTGACCGATCGCGGCCTGGTCCGCCCTGGCTTTGCCGCCGACCTGGCGATCTTCGACCCGGCGACCATCCGTGATCATTCGACCTACGAGGCTGGCCGTACCGAGGCGGAAGGCGTTCGTCACGTCCTGGTCAACGGGACCCTCGCCCTCTTCGACGGCGAGCCGACGGGTGCAACCCCCGGCCGGGCCCTCCGTCGCGGTTGACACGCCCTCCGGTCGTCGCCACCCCTCCTCATGAGACTCCGATCAGGCCCCGGTCGATGTCGCCCGGGGCCTTTTTTTCGTACTCGCGGGAAACCGATTCTGCCTAGTTGCGCACGATGGTCTGCAACCGGACAAATTTTTTACCCTCGACACAGTCAAGGGTTACAACAGAAATTGTCCTATTATGGCGATTGGCCGCAGACTTTTTGTGACTGGAGCTTCCCAAAAAAACGATGTTGTTTTCGTAAGCCACACAAACGGTGATCGACGGTGATCACCGGACGCAACTGGTCGATGATCGACCCCAGCGATGGAGCCCTCAGCCATGTCTCCGCTCTCAAATGAAACGCTCGCGGTTCGATTCCCGTTTCTGGTCACGAATTCAAATCACGCGACGGTCTTGGATCTCCCATCAAAGAGGATCAACATGGATACCACGGTGTTCTCCGCAATGAACAGTGTCTCGGCTCCGCTTGGTGTACTGGGTGGCAACGACCGGGATTTTTCGAAGGTGCTCGAAGCGCTTCGGGCCGAGCTGGCACCGAACGGTTTGGTGGAAGCGTTGATGGTGGATCGGGTCCTCCTCGCCGTGAGCCGATTGCGAGCTCTGGTTGCCGGGGGAAATGGCCTGGAGGGGATGGCCGAGGAACTGTCTCAGGCGGAACAGTCAATCGACCGGGCGCTCGATGCGCTGATCACGGCCAAATCGGCCCGGGTTGAGGGCTGGGGTCATCCAGCTCCATCCTCAAGCCGGATCGGAGACACGTCCTCGATGTCCCCGCTTCCGAGCAACAACGATCAGCTGGTGAGCTTCGAAGAGGACCGACCGATTGCCGTCTCGACCGATACCGACGAACTTCCCTGGCGAGACCGCCTGATCTTCGATGAGCAGGTTTCGGAGGAGTCTCCCGTGGTTCGAGGCACCTGGATCACGGCTGGGCAGGTGGTCTCGATGATCGTCGACGGCTGGAGTTGGGACGACATCCTCAAGAATTATCCTGAGCTGACCGAAGCCGATCTCCGAGCGTGCCTTGCCTTCACGGTCGAGCAGGACGGGCCCATCGCGTTCTGAAACCCTGGGGGTAGTCTCTTGACTCACGCATCGACCACATGGAGGGCCGGG
This window encodes:
- a CDS encoding DUF433 domain-containing protein, which encodes MDTTVFSAMNSVSAPLGVLGGNDRDFSKVLEALRAELAPNGLVEALMVDRVLLAVSRLRALVAGGNGLEGMAEELSQAEQSIDRALDALITAKSARVEGWGHPAPSSSRIGDTSSMSPLPSNNDQLVSFEEDRPIAVSTDTDELPWRDRLIFDEQVSEESPVVRGTWITAGQVVSMIVDGWSWDDILKNYPELTEADLRACLAFTVEQDGPIAF
- a CDS encoding N-acyl-D-amino-acid deacylase family protein, which produces MRFDLIIRGGMVVDGTGAPPFRADVGLLDTSIAEVGRLDHAEAAQIIDATGLYVVPGFIDAHVHGDLMLLADPVHRAALKQGVTTYIIGQDGVAFAPASPTTLDYMRRYTAGFNGNPDWITYDWNTVAEYLARFNKTTALNVAYLIPNGNVRMEVMGLDTRAATDDELKAMRRLVREGMEAGAVGVSSGLDYIPSRYADVREIVALCEEIAPLDGVYVSHIRGYGPRAPEGVAEIAEVGRQSGAAVHISHYNGPAELLLGLVDQTRAEGIDLTFDSYPYLVGSTILGMIALPPWVQEGGIEATVERLTDPKIRSRLHSEWFNGGLTYGLDTITITMTANPDDQWTEGMNLVEAARQAGVSPGDMVCDLLVRSGMAVGIFGARAGDRTEEDIRAILRHPAHMAGSDGIFRGSHPHPRGWGAFARYLGYHTREKKDYDWGTAIVHLASHAARRYRLTDRGLVRPGFAADLAIFDPATIRDHSTYEAGRTEAEGVRHVLVNGTLALFDGEPTGATPGRALRRG